One Streptomyces coeruleorubidus DNA segment encodes these proteins:
- a CDS encoding GNAT family N-acetyltransferase, producing the protein MKITVRAAAEADLAALLALYGELNPDDAPLSQASADAVWAAMSGQQGRTVLVAEADGAVAGTADCIVMPNLTRGGRAVLFVENVVVAGRFQRRGVGRRLMEAAVRLGESAGCYKVQLLAADDEYVHSFYEACGFKALAQGFRRYVE; encoded by the coding sequence ATGAAGATCACGGTACGGGCGGCGGCCGAGGCCGACCTGGCAGCACTACTGGCCCTCTACGGCGAACTGAACCCGGACGATGCGCCGTTGTCCCAAGCGTCGGCAGACGCCGTCTGGGCGGCCATGTCCGGGCAGCAGGGGCGGACCGTCCTGGTCGCCGAGGCCGACGGTGCCGTGGCGGGGACGGCGGACTGCATCGTGATGCCGAATCTCACCCGCGGCGGTCGGGCCGTCCTGTTCGTGGAGAACGTGGTGGTGGCCGGCCGCTTCCAGCGGCGGGGCGTCGGGCGTCGGCTGATGGAGGCGGCCGTGCGGCTGGGGGAGTCGGCCGGCTGCTACAAGGTGCAGTTGCTGGCAGCGGACGACGAGTACGTCCACAGCTTCTACGAAGCGTGCGGCTTCAAGGCGCTGGCGCAGGGATTTCGCCGCTACGTGGAGTAG